In one window of Mytilus trossulus isolate FHL-02 chromosome 7, PNRI_Mtr1.1.1.hap1, whole genome shotgun sequence DNA:
- the LOC134725933 gene encoding exosome complex component RRP46-like produces MKTDDNQVDKVMREMTCELGQLTRCDGDACLMQGETCVTTAVYGPTEVRMNKEILDKATVEVVYKSKVGLPGCAEKMFERIIRNTCETMILTAAHPRSGINIIIQEMQNSGSYLACCINSACLALLDAGVSLKFLVAAVTCLINNEGEIILDPNSKQEKDGKALLTFVFDNKDFNIVTVNTKGSYSSKQFKDCTSLCKNSSKQVFEFYKKSMEKLLSKDNFVK; encoded by the coding sequence ATGAAGACAGATGATAATCAAGTTGACAAAGTTATGCGTGAAATGACGTGTGAACTTGGACAATTAACACGCTGTGATGGCGATGCATGTTTAATGCAGGGAGAAACATGTGTAACCACTGCTGTTTATGGCCCAACAGAAGTTCGAATGAACAAAGAGATTCTTGATAAAGCTACAGTAGAAGTTGTTTACAAATCAAAAGTAGGACTTCCAGGTTGTGCCGAGAAAATGTTTGAAAGGATAATTCGTAACACTTGTGAGACCATGATTCTTACAGCCGCACATCCTAGGTCtggtataaatattattatccAAGAAATGCAAAATTCTGGTTCCTATTTGGCATGCTGTATAAATTCAGCTTGTCTTGCTTTGTTGGATGCAGGAGTTAGTTTGAAATTTCTTGTAGCAGCAGTTACATGTCTTATTAACAatgaaggggagataattcttgATCCAAATAGCAAACAGGAAAAAGATGGGAAAGCTTTATTAACATTTGTATTTGACAATAAAGATTTCAACATTGTAACAGTGAATACCAAGGGAAGCTACTCATCCAAACAGTTCAAAGATTGTACATCATTGTGTAAAAACTCCAGCAAAcaagtttttgaattttataagaAATCTATGGAAAAGTTGTTAAGTAaagacaattttgtaaaatga